In the genome of Chryseobacterium phocaeense, the window TTATCTGTAATAATCAACCCTCTCCACAGGTGATTGTTCTGAATATTGGCCGTGAAATCCAGCCTGTTGCTTTCCTTGGCTTCCTCGTTCTCCTGAGAGAATAGTTTTCCTGTGCCTAATATAATCAGGCATGCAATTTTTAAAACTTTCATGGGGTATTTTTAATGTATTATTCCAGACAGAACGGCTGCAATCACGGCGCCCAGGACAGGACCCGCAACCGGAATCCAGGCATATCCCCAGTCACTGCTGCCTTTTACGGGAAGTATAGCATGCATGATTCTTGGGGCAAGATCTCTGGCCGGGTTGATGGCATAACCAGTTGTTCCGCCGAGCGATAAACCTATAGCCCACACCAACAGGGTAACAGGAAGGGCTCCTACAGAACCGAGGCCTATTTTTGCACCCGGATCGGCATTCAATGAAATGCTTGGATCTGAGAAATGAAAGATGACAAACACCAGTACAAAAGTTCCGATGACCTCACTGATCAGATTGGAAAATGGATTCCTGATTGCCGGTCCGGTACTGAAGCATGCGAGTTTAGCTCCTTCATCTTCCGTAATAGCAAAATGATCCTTATTAAACAGCCAGACCAGGAAAGCACCCAGCATTCCGCCCAGCATCTGTGCGGCAATATAAGTAGGAACCAGGTCCCACGAGAATTTTCCGGCAACTGCGAGTCCTAATGTTACGGCTGGGTTCAGATGAGCACCGCTTGCAGGGCCTGCCACCGTAACGCCTACGAAAACAGCCAGCGCCCAGGCCGTCGTAATGACAATCCATCCTGAATTGTTTCCTTTCGTACCTTTTAAGACAACATTCGCTACAACGCCGTTGCCCAATAATATAAGAAGCATGGTTCCTATAAGTTCTGCGATAAATGGAGTCATGAGTAGTTTTTTTAGTTAGGATTTAATCTTCGATCCAGCTTTGGGAACGCTTCACTGCTTTGTTCCAGAAATGAATCATTTGATCTGCTTTTTCTTTGTCCAGCTGAGGGTGGAAATCTTTGTCCACGATCCATTGAGTCTGAATCTCATTGATGTCTTTCCAGTAGCCTACTGCCAATCCGGCCAGGTAAGCGGCTCCTAAAGCAGTTGTTTCAAGGGTTTTCGGTCTTGTAATTTTAAATCCGAAGAGGTCGGACTGAATCTGCATCAGAAGATCACTGGCAGAAGCCCCTCCATCCACTCTGAGTTCAAGGCTTGGTCTTCCTGAATCAGCTTCCATAGATTTTACGATATCATAGACCTGGAATGCAATTCCTTCCAGAGTAGCTCTTGCGATGTGTCCGTTGGTAGTTCCCCGGGTTACGCCTACTATAGTTCCTCTGGCATACTGATCCCAGTAAGGAGCACCCAAACCTGTCAGGGCAGGAACAAAATAAACGCCGCCGTTGTCTTCCACGCTTGCTGCAAGATCATTTACTTCTTCAGAAGAGTGGATCAGCTTAAGCCCGTCTCTCAGCCACTGAATAGCAGCCCCGCCGACGAAAACACTTCCTTCCAGGGCGTAGTTCACTTCTCCGTTAATTTTCCAGGCTACTGTAGTTAAGAGATTGTTTTTAGAGGAGACAGCCTCTTTTCCGGTGTTCATTAATAAGAAGCACCCTGTTCCGTAGGTATTTTTTACCATTCCCGGGGTGATGCACATCTGTCCGAATAAGGCTGCCTGCTGGTCTCCAGCAATTCCTGCAATCGGAATTTTGGTGGAAAATAGGGTGGTTGCCGTTTCACCGTAGATTTCGCTGCTCTGTTTCACTTCCGGAAGAACAGATCTTGGAATATCAAATAAATCAAGAAGATCCTGATCCCATTCTAAAGTATGAATGTTTAAAAGCATGGTTCTGCTGGCGTTGGAAACATCGGTGATGAACATTTTTCCGCGGGTAAGTTTCCATACCAGCCAGGTGTCAACGGTTCCAAAGCATAGTTTTCCTTCGGCAGCTTTTTCCCTGGCACCTTCTACATGGTCAAGGATCCATTTAAGTTTTGTAGCTGAAAAATAGGCGTCCAGTACGAGTCCGGTTTTTTCTTTAATGGTTTCGGTGTGGCCCTGTTCTTTTAATTCGTCGCAATATTTGGCGGTTCTTCTGTCCTGCCATACAATGGCATTGTAAATAGGTTCACCGGTTTCCCTGTCCCATACCACCGTTGTTTCACGTTGGTTGGTGATCCCGATAGCCGCTACTTCCAGGCCGGAAATACCTGCTTTGGCAATAATTTCGGCCGCAACGGAGATCTGGGATGACCATATTTCGTTAGGATCATGCTCTACCCATCCCGGGGTAGGGAAGATCTGTTCGAAGTTTTTCTGGGAGACATATTCTATAGCTCCGCTGTGATTGAATAAAATGGCTCTGGAGGATGTGGTCCCCTGATCCAGAGCGAGAATCAGTTTTTCCTTCATACTGCAAATTTTTTAATGAGTAGTGGTTTTGGGAGTGTAAGGCGTTAACAAATATCCTTTTGCTAATTCAATAAATTCTTTTTCCTGTTCATTGGCCCATTCCTGAGAATGTTCTTTTTCTGTGGCGATAAGCTGTGCAATGGTATGCGCACTGTCTATCGCGGCTCTTGCATCTAAAAATAAGAGACGGACTCTCCGTGCAAGAATATCTTCGATGGTTTCGGCCATTTCATATCTTACGGCCCAAACCGCTTCAGCAATAGTGAAAGCATGATCCGGATGGATCTTCTGTGCGTATTGAGGATCGCTGCTCTGCAATGATTTTATGGCAGGAATATCTGATCCGTAAACGTACAAATGACTGGTACGGTCAACCAGTTCTGCTTTCATATTCCCGTGAATAGACATATTTTCCGTTTGTGAAGGGCCTCCTTTTAAGTGCAGGATCTCTACGGCTTTGTCAATGGTGTCCTGGGCCATTTTACGGTAGGTAGTCCATTTTCCTCCGATGATAGAAACCAGCCCGGTATCGGAAGCAATAACCTTATGGCTTCTGGAAACTTCCTTGGTGCTTTTGCCTCCTTCTTTTGGGGCGGCGAGTGGTCTCAGTCCGGCGAACATAGATTTTACATCCTCCCGCGTTGGTTTCTTGGCTAAATACTGTCTTGCTGTATTTAAAACAAAACTTATTTCAGATTCCAGAGCGTGCGGTTCAAAACTCGGAGTATCCAGAAGGGTGTCGGTTGTTCCTACCAATGCCCTGTCGTGCCATGGGACGACAAAAAGAACTCTTCCGTCTGAAGTTTTCGGGATCATGATGGCATCATCACTTTTCAGGAATGATTTATCTAAAACCAAATGAATACCCTGACTTGGAACAACAAACTTTCCATGTTTCGGATTATTCATATTCAGAATATCATTGGTGAATACACCCGTTGCATTGATCACTGCTTTAGCTCGAAGCTCGTACTGCTGACCGGTGAACTGGTCTTCGGCTTTCACACCGTTTATTTTTCCGGAATCATTTTTCAGAAGCCCGGTTACTTTCATATAATTAACAGCACTTCCTCCTTTTTCTATAAGGGTCTGGGTCAGGTTGACCGCTAATCTCGCATCATCAAACTGCCCGTCCTGGTACACCACTCCGCTGGCAAGGTTATGCTGCTCAATGGTTGGAAGCTTTTCAACGGTTTTGGCTTTGCTGATGTATTTGGTTTTCCCTAAGCTTAGTTTCCCTGCAAGAAAATCATAGATAGATAATCCTATTTTATAATAGATTCCTCCCCACCAGGTGTAGTTAGGAATAATGAATGACTGGTTTTTTACCACATGAGCTGCGTTTTGGGCAAGAAGGCCTCTTTCTTTCAGTGCCTCTTTTACAAGGCCTACATCTCCCTGTGCAAGGTATCTTACACCGCCATGTACCAGTTTGGTGCTCCGGCTGGATGTGGCTTTTGCAAAATCATGAGATTCCAGAAGAAGGGTTTTAAATCCTCTGCTGGCTGCATCCAATGCTGATCCTAAACCGCTGGCGCCACCGCCAATCACGATAAAGTCCCATTCCTGAATGCTTGTTAATTTACTTATTTCTTCGTTTCGTTTCATAAATGTTTCGTTTATGTTTCGTTTTCAAATGTATAAATTAAAAATGAAACTAAAAAGAAAATAAATGAAATTTTAACGGTCTCGGAAAAAAATGGTATTTTTGATGAAAGAATCAGAATGGAAAAGTTAATACCAAGGCATAACGATATATTAAAGGAACTGGATGAAAAAGGGCATGTTCTTGTACAGGATCTGTGTGAGAAGTTTAATGTATCATCAGTTACGGTCCGAAAGGATCTGAACTATCTCGAAAGTCTGGGGCTGCTTTTCCGGAACCATGGGGGCGCGAGCAAACATGTCCGGTATGCTTATGAAAGGAATGTGGATGAAAAGGAAAACATCAATGTGGAAGCCAAGCAAAATATAGCCAAAGGAGCCTTAGAGTTGATTCAGGAGAATGACTGCATTATCCTGG includes:
- a CDS encoding MIP/aquaporin family protein translates to MTPFIAELIGTMLLILLGNGVVANVVLKGTKGNNSGWIVITTAWALAVFVGVTVAGPASGAHLNPAVTLGLAVAGKFSWDLVPTYIAAQMLGGMLGAFLVWLFNKDHFAITEDEGAKLACFSTGPAIRNPFSNLISEVIGTFVLVFVIFHFSDPSISLNADPGAKIGLGSVGALPVTLLVWAIGLSLGGTTGYAINPARDLAPRIMHAILPVKGSSDWGYAWIPVAGPVLGAVIAAVLSGIIH
- the glpK gene encoding glycerol kinase GlpK → MKEKLILALDQGTTSSRAILFNHSGAIEYVSQKNFEQIFPTPGWVEHDPNEIWSSQISVAAEIIAKAGISGLEVAAIGITNQRETTVVWDRETGEPIYNAIVWQDRRTAKYCDELKEQGHTETIKEKTGLVLDAYFSATKLKWILDHVEGAREKAAEGKLCFGTVDTWLVWKLTRGKMFITDVSNASRTMLLNIHTLEWDQDLLDLFDIPRSVLPEVKQSSEIYGETATTLFSTKIPIAGIAGDQQAALFGQMCITPGMVKNTYGTGCFLLMNTGKEAVSSKNNLLTTVAWKINGEVNYALEGSVFVGGAAIQWLRDGLKLIHSSEEVNDLAASVEDNGGVYFVPALTGLGAPYWDQYARGTIVGVTRGTTNGHIARATLEGIAFQVYDIVKSMEADSGRPSLELRVDGGASASDLLMQIQSDLFGFKITRPKTLETTALGAAYLAGLAVGYWKDINEIQTQWIVDKDFHPQLDKEKADQMIHFWNKAVKRSQSWIED
- a CDS encoding glycerol-3-phosphate dehydrogenase/oxidase; amino-acid sequence: MKRNEEISKLTSIQEWDFIVIGGGASGLGSALDAASRGFKTLLLESHDFAKATSSRSTKLVHGGVRYLAQGDVGLVKEALKERGLLAQNAAHVVKNQSFIIPNYTWWGGIYYKIGLSIYDFLAGKLSLGKTKYISKAKTVEKLPTIEQHNLASGVVYQDGQFDDARLAVNLTQTLIEKGGSAVNYMKVTGLLKNDSGKINGVKAEDQFTGQQYELRAKAVINATGVFTNDILNMNNPKHGKFVVPSQGIHLVLDKSFLKSDDAIMIPKTSDGRVLFVVPWHDRALVGTTDTLLDTPSFEPHALESEISFVLNTARQYLAKKPTREDVKSMFAGLRPLAAPKEGGKSTKEVSRSHKVIASDTGLVSIIGGKWTTYRKMAQDTIDKAVEILHLKGGPSQTENMSIHGNMKAELVDRTSHLYVYGSDIPAIKSLQSSDPQYAQKIHPDHAFTIAEAVWAVRYEMAETIEDILARRVRLLFLDARAAIDSAHTIAQLIATEKEHSQEWANEQEKEFIELAKGYLLTPYTPKTTTH